In Mya arenaria isolate MELC-2E11 chromosome 1, ASM2691426v1, the genomic stretch attgtGCATAAActaaattgtgatatttttctAAACTCTGTGATATGCTTTCGATATAAGTTATGGTATACTTGGGATAAAATACGAACAACATACTTATTGTGATGCTTAATTAAAGCaatatgattataaacatgtgtagtttttttatgtaagTTAAAAATGCCTCTCTATATCATGCCACCGACATTAAGGACCTCAATGGAAATAAGGGTTCTCTGTGACCCTTTTTGAGTTATCCTTGGTGCTGGTGTGCAAGGCATGGACTAGTATTATTTGcatgtatgtaatatatttatatttactgtacatgttgttttaattgtcaATGTTATGCACTCAATGCCGAAATAAATCTATTTATCTAACAACTATAGCCACATCAATCCAAATCAAACCAACACAAGGAAATATCCGACATGCTGTATTCCAGTAAAAATACCCCGTCTTATTTCTTGCAAAATGTTCACACTGGGAAGCATGGACAGGTCGCCTTATGTTCACACAGTCACTGATTTCACATAAACTTTCACTGTTTCTGGTTGATTTTGCAACATTTCAGTGTATATTTCACGGAGGTTATTATCCATGCACACATCATCAACATGATCCACCAGCTAGAAAGCGAATTTACACCATTAAAAGTAACAGTGACGAACATTGACTAACGGatattttcaaacttcaacCGTCAAACGGCATGTGCACACTCACTACTGATGACGTCACGCAGTTATGACATTTCTCTTATGATTGATTTGGTTGATTTGAATAGATTGTAATATGCATTTTTGTCTACATAaatgaaacctttgaaaatcggttgatacatgattaattttttttataaattgtaaataaaacttctttatatatttctttcctGCGTATCAATCAGCTTAATAACACACAATGTAAATTATTCGTACTAGGACAAGACAATATGTATTGAAGAAACTTCAACCTAGATTTCGACCGTAAACGAGTTATGTATCAACTGAATCTTTAATTCGTGTTAATTTTATATCGCAATAATTAAATTCGTTATTTAATAACGATAAAAactcgattttatttttttctaaaatgaactcgtttaataaattcgatataaaataaatgcgtatTAGCGATCTTTATATTTATACCTCTCTCgatatttaacatatgaaaaAACATTCTTAGCGTATAACTAATATTTCTCAGTTTCTAGCACtgcattttatcaatataagaTGACATATAATTGGTAGTTTTAAGTTCTCTGTATACAATAAGTGAACTCAATGAGTATCATGTTCCAAagtacaataaatatttcaaaattagcTTATTCACttttagtttgaaataaaatataaattccaAACAAAAACACGCATATTACTGAAACGTGGAGCTTATCAATGTGGTATGGATCGGTCTTATACATTTTTCAGGATTCTTGCCTCTATGATTAGAACGAATTGTTGGAAATGAgataatgtttaacatgaatAAGCCCAATTACCAAATTCATTCATTATAAAACTTCACTAACTTTAGTCAAATACCTTCTTATACGGTACTTTAGTCGAATAACCAAACACACATCTAAATACATATACCCATGATGGAACGAGTTAATTTTTTAAACTAGGGGAAATGAGTATAGTCTTGTCAAATTTCCTTAGgaagacaatatttatttttatgattattcCATTTAACACATATCTGACATTCAATCATTACTTTACAATAAGAATTGTAAAGGAGACGTGtttaacgttttattttatatgcgTAATCCTCCGTCTAAAGTACGTGTAACGTACCGCCCAGATTGCAATGTGCATCTGTCAGGATTCACAACCAAGAAATATCACACTTATGCGTTCAAAGTGGCTCAAAAGTGTTCAAACAACAACGGGAATACATATTTGATTGCTATAtagctttatttaaaagaagaacAGGTACAGTTTTATATATAGAGATTGAGCTGTAATttacagttatatatatatagagttATAAATGAGATACAACAGTTCTAGCTATATTTATAGCATATAAGAGCTATATAATTACAGCTGTATCTGatacttttgatatattttaacttttaagcaCCATGGTTTATCATACGCAGTTCAATTTAATGTATGGGACTTACACTATAAACAGAATTCAGTTATATGGTGTTTGTGGGATTGGCCGCGTATATGGGCCACGTATCGTGAATGAGATAACAATTTCAACTAATCATTGGCTTACTTTAAAACTCAAAGTTCACTTCATTTGTAAAAATGGAAATTCAATTAAAGATTGTTTTGTTGGCGTGTTTAGTCTTACGGTGGCAAAAGAGGATAAGCGTTTGGTCCTCGATAGTGTCGACTCAAGCGACTTTGAACAACTTATGTTAGAGGTTCGTATGAAACAGGTTTAAATTCGCGTTTGAACCTGAAATCAGAACATGTTACTGCAATATTGTCTTATCTTGTTATAGCTTTGGCTGAGTTTTCCTCGATGATGTCGAAGCTATTTAACTTGTATAGTCAACATGCTACATTTGGCACTGTTGACTTATAGTTATACAAAACCCCATATTGTCTGAATATGGTTAACAAGCCAATGAATTAACTCTTTATTTATgaagatattgatattttctaaCTAGACATGCCTTAACTGTCAAGGTAATGTACTAGTAATTAtcgtttttaataaaacaacactgtttattttattttcataaatgttctATTTATAACATTCTTTACTTTTCAGGTATCGAAACTGCAAACGAAGGTTGCCGCATTGGAGAGTAATTCAGGTACAAACAATATTCGTTAATAATATTATAGAGACTGCGCAGAACAACGTGCTTATAGCAATATTACCATAGAAAATACAGGAACAAGCCCTGTAGTCAAACATAAAGGAAaatcctgtttagaggcacaaagTTTAGGCTCAAAAAGACACTAACAGGACAAACAGAACGCAATTAAACCATTCAGAAAGACTACCAAAAAGTATGCTGAACCATAGTATGAGCCTGTTGATAGCGCAGTTGAAAAAGTCAAGAACTCTCTTTATGAGCATATATATGTACCTGCAAACTCACTGATACTTCTTACATACATCTCTTTGATCATGGTTTCGGACAAGGCTTACCGCTGTAAGGGGTTGTCCGAAATTACTGAATTACTGTAGATGCGATTTCTCAAATTATTGACGTccatttgctttaaaataatgaCGGGATACTTAATTATCATTggtaaacaaaacagtttcgGAGGTATGTGGACCCGCGAGCAGCATGAACTTGTGTTTTATATCTAATTAGTTCTAGTTTAGTATCTCTTTCTTTTTGTACATGGTTGGTATTTTGGCAAGTAGAGTTACAAACGCTTGAGTTAGGTTTACCACTGTGATGCAGAATTTAAAGAcaacaaaacatgttatcaaCGATCGTCGCAAACAATAGCGTAAGATCCagaattttgttcaaatataaaggGGATGTCACAAATCTAGTTGAAtttacaatgcaatacaatcTGCTGATAAAAGTTGAATGTTTGTAGCATTATTATACACCAGttaaaaaatcataacatgGAAAGATAGTTTCTGGTTTGTGAATTAAATTTATAGTAGATTCAAGTAAATTCAAGCAACGAAataaatatcagcaaataaaaatcataaataacaataaacgaGAAACGATACATATTAGTGTAAAAAGGatcttgaacattttaaaggcatttccatatttctatatacatgtacctgtaaccaagtttcatttggatccctttaaatattcaaatatatggcCCGGACCACGActgatttcaaaacaaatttatgaGGTTAAGATGAGATAACTTCACTTCAATTTGTATCATTGCAATctatcttaataattatttttatttatttcccttCTGTACATTCCAATATATTCCCCGAACAAGCACCCATTATGGAAAAATATCAGGTTAATGGGAGATGACAAAATAAGTATGCAGGATATAATCATGTTTCTTGAGTACTGCACTTTCTATAATTGTCATATATCTACATTTCAAGTAATTTCAATctctttatgaaaaaaatgacaaagcaGTGACCCAGTGACTAATTTTTCCTCTCTTCGAGGATCATATCAATATGCCGGAACTCGCAAACAAAGCTCTTTCTTTCGAAATACTTAAAAGTGGTATAACTACGAAAAACGATCGTTCGATGCGGGCATTGAAAAGATGGCCCATTGTAAACAACACCACGACGTTAATTGTGTATTCAGCTTCAGATACGTACGTGCGGTGGGGAAGGACGTCCTGCCCTTCAGACAATGAGCAATTGTAAGGTAATAGGACAAAGGTACAAAGGTAATAGAACTTTAGTAACATTATCTtactaaaatttataaaaaaaatgaataatctcTGAACAGATAAGaaatttgttttcagtcaataaTTTAACATATTGGCAATTAGTAAGCAATACCCTTCCAAATTATActacaattatttgaattcaCCAGGCATGGGCATTTAACATTTCTATCAATGGCATGATATAAAGAAAATCTTATTTGAACAGCGGATACCTTAAATAATTTGTATCTCCATGTACAATAAAGGGTATACGGGAGGCTCATATTGGGCTCATACTGGAAGCGCAGCAAACTGGATCTGTTTGACCGATTCACCGCAGTGGGGCTATTATGAAGAAAATGTGGCCTCGGGGGCAAAGGCAATTAACTTTACAAACTAAAGAGAAAGAGAAACGGCCATCTTTGACATTATATTCAGtaaaagatttttttgtattttatgtggATATTGATTTcatatgtttaaagtaaataatttatgcaaaaacattttaaaaaatgatatctttACAAAATCACTTAATACTTTCAATCTATCAAATAGGATTTAAACTGATGTCCTCGAAAACACGCATAAACtccaatttcatttattttgacgACCATCTTGAACGCcatatcaaacttggtatggaTCATGTCTTAGTGTACTTCTTTCAATGTTAACAAACACACTACGATGATTGTTTACCAAATTATAAGTCAATGTACAACATTAAAAGAAATTCCCCATTTTGGCGTCCATGTTGGACGCCATTTTGATGttgtatgtttttaacaaataagtCAATGTTAAAAGTACTTTTATTCAAAGCAATACTTTTAAGATACCTTTTGACGAACCATTAAAGCCAATTGAAAAGTTCAAAAGAAAATGCGCAGTTTCGTACAGTTGGCACCCATATTGGAcgccattttgaatattgataaCTTGTTATAAAAAggatacacaaatacacattgCCTTCATTTTATAAACTAGGTTAAGTCAAGGTTCATGCACaaatgtgtattgtattgtatactaGTTGTGTTCATATGAACCAATCGGCGGCCATCTTTAACACCatcatacaatttaaaacaatcacCAAAGATGGTACAAGGCCATCAATTCTTTTGTTGTGTTAGAGGCTCTACGCGCccaaaacatgcaaaaacattttctatacacCGTCATACAGAGTTCTCGACTTTGGCTGTCAAATACTGTAAAACCAGGATTGTTCggaatgttttctttgttgtcCATATGTTTCAACATATTTTGGTGGAAATGTGAATTATTTCACCGCACTACTGGGGCAGTGTTGACTAACATCCTGAGTCTGCGTTTCATACCGTGGCCAAGAAAtctgaattcttaaatgtttcaaatatctatattataatttattttgacaaaaaatatgtgCCCGATTGTGGGGAAGATTAAGTGTAACACATACAtcttttgttatgtttttgttcgtaatatataattttaaattacctGACTAAAGTAGTATTAATGTTaccaaatgttattataattattgttccACATACTGTAAAATCAAAGATGTTCTGAATGATTCCTGCGCTGTTGACACTTCTAAAATGAAGAATATATTCACAAACCTTTTCAgataaaaagtcattttttcGTGATCGCCAAAGATTCTTCTGCAGTCAAAGGTGCATCATTTTGTATCTGGTTTGAATAATAGTCATGTTCCGACAGGTGTACGGTGGAGAATACGAGTTCAGCGACTTCCACCATAACGGAGGTAGCAAGTACTTCGGACAAAACTTGAACGACGAGGACGCTCCTTGTGCCGTGTGCAAATCGCCGCGCTCATCATCGGTAATGATCCCTGGTAGGAAGGAATGCTTCCCTGGATGGCCGAAGGAATACAAGTAAAAATAGTTGCTAATAGTTTTTGTCAAGGACGGTTTATAGCCATATACCTGTTGcaacaataatataaacaaattttattgatCATTACCCGCATTTGATAACCTATAGACATATGCAAATACTAAAGTATCCTTGATCCAAACAACATCAttattaatttgtaattatGCTTACAATCTCTCAATTCAAAGGAAAGCTATCTTTATAAAGCATTAACGGCATCTAGATTTTgcgaaaaaaatgcatattttcaatatgtgttttaattgattgttaaaCGCACAAAAATCTAAACATTTATGAAAGTTGTCTATTTTCGAGTACAATAAAAAGTGTGCGctaacaaatattcatttttattcaaacgcCTTTACATGCGTAATTTCGATTTCACCTTTGACTCTAATTAGCCAAATAGTAagtattatttatatactttatagCGGATATTTAGTAGCAGGAGATTACCAACACCCCTCAGCCTCTGAGTTTATCTGCTTAGACGAACGTCCGGAAATGCTTGTAGGGGGCGCTGCGAACAAGGACGGTAAAACCTTCTACCTTGCGGAGGCGGTCTGCGGTTCTCTCCCTTGTCCCCCATACGTTCAGGGGCGAGAACTCACGTGTGTAGTGTGCAGCAAGTAAAATGCTCGATTATATTTGATGATACGTGTGCTTCGAGTATAACTTATGACGGATTAAATAATTGCATatccatgtttttttcttttcttttgaagATGTTCAAATACTTCATACCATCTAGTCATATAGTTCAAGGGCGAGAACGGAATGGGGCAGACTGCTACAATGTACACGGGGTCTGTTGAAGACACGTGCGTTAATATACGGGAGTTAGATATATTTTAAGAGAAATTAAATACCTGTTACAAAGTTCTGCTCccttttttttgaaaacgtCAACTGGTTTGATATGTCATCTTGCAATACCTTTCACGGTCGAAAGTGCTCAATTATCGTAAGCAGCACGTGACATATTCACGTTATTTCTGGATGATACGTAAACAATGTATGTGAACCTGGCATGTTACATTTCTGCGAGTTATTTCTAAATCTCTTTTTTGAAGAGGTAAAATGTTTTGTCTGCTtctggtat encodes the following:
- the LOC128221605 gene encoding uncharacterized protein LOC128221605; this translates as MYNKGYTGGSYWAHTGSAANWICLTDSPQWGYYEENVASGAKVYGGEYEFSDFHHNGGSKYFGQNLNDEDAPCAVCKSPRSSSVMIPGRKECFPGWPKEYNGYLVAGDYQHPSASEFICLDERPEMLVGGAANKDGKTFYLAEAVCGSLPCPPYVQGRELTCVVCSK